TTTTCCATTTTCATCGTCGCACGCATAACCGATACAAACTCGATCTGCTTGTAATAACTGACGAATTTCTGCCGCAGTCGTCTGAAAAATTTCTTCTAAGTCTAAAGATTGACGAATACGTTGAGACACTTCTGCTAAAAGGCGATCGCGTTCTAGTGTAGCGCGGAGTTTGGCTTCTACTCGTTGACGTTCTGTCATTGTTGCGGCTAAAACTAAAGCAGTAATGGTAACAACAATCGTGAAAGTTTGTAACAACAGAATCCCTTGATTCATGCTGGTAACTTTAACAATAAAAGGTCCTCGTCCGAGTAGCGCTCCCCAAATCGCTAATCCGGAAACAATTAAACTAGAAAATACTGCACCTGGCGTCTTAAAGCGCAAAGCCGCCCAAACTACTAAAGGAAAAGGTAGATATTCCAAAGGATATTGAGAAAGAGCAACGCTAGTTTGGGAAACAAAGACAAGCCAACTAACTGCTATTAATAATGTAAAACAGACGAACGACTCAAAGATTTCTTCCGAGTGACAGCGAGACAATTGCCCTAGATTTAGCGATCGCCGGAGCGAGTGCTGAGAGTTAGCCAATTGCTGCCACCAGACTAATAATACAGGAGTTACAACTAAAATTCCCGTACTGTCTCCTAACCAAAAAATCCACCAATTTTGCCAGAAATTACTGCTGGGTATTTCCCCAACTAAAAACTGAATCAATGTATCAAAACTAGCATTGACAACTGGGGACAAAAGTGCTGCTAAAACCACCAGTTTCATGACATCTCGGATACGTGCTAAAGTTGGCGAAAAGCCACTTTTACGTAGTAAAATAGCACCGATCGAAGCCGAAACAGTACTACCAATAGTAGAAGCAAAAATAGCAGCCGCAGATGCACCCAGACTTTGTAAAAGTAACAGATCGCCTAAAAAAATAGCAGGCAAAACTCGCTTTCCCCAAATCAACAAAGCAGCAAGAGCAATACCAGCAGGAGGCCAAACAGGAGAAGCTTCTGCACCCAATCCCAGCAGTTTGAGGGTGAAGTAAGCGCTGAATAGATAGGCGATCGCCACTGTCGTTACAATAGCTAGATATTGCTTAAAACCGACGCTACGAAGAGCCATTGCGTCGCAGTTTGTTGAATGGTCGCAGACACCTACGTTAGACGATTCATATTTCTTTGGCAAAAACACTTCTAGGTAAATTCATTGATTTTACTTGCTTACATTACAAATGTTGCCTGAAGCGCGATCGCTTTTACTTCCCCTATCTGGGTGAATCAGATTGGTTATGATAGATTCGGATAGGAAAATACCCTCTTTTCTACCTCTCCCCAAACATAATGGATCGCAAAACTCTTTCGTTGATGAATTCTACTACGTCCTTATCAAAATTGCGGATTTTAATTGTGGAAGACGATCCGCTCATGCAATTGGGTTTAGAGCAAGCACTAGCTGACTACCCCCAGTTGGAAATTATCGAGCAAGCAGAAGACGGTTATTTGGGGGTACAAGCGGCTTTAAAACAAAAACCTGACTTGGTAGTTATGGACATTGGTTTGCCACGTCTGGATGGCATTGCAGCGACAAAGCAGATTAAAGAACAACTCCCGGAAGTGCGGGTAGTAATGCTAACTTCTCATACGATCCAGACAGAAGTAATTGCCGCTCTTTCTAGTGGTGCCGATGCTTATTGTATCAAAGGAGCAAGTATCGATCGCTTATTAGCAGCGATCGCGGCGGCTGTGGATGGCGCTACTTATCTCGATCCCCAAATTGCTCGTTTAGTGGTTGATAACCTCAAACCGGCGATACCTAACGCTAATATTGGTAATCTCTCGGAGCGCGAAACCGAAGTTCTCAAGTTGATTGTCGAAGGTAAAAGCAACTCGGAAATTGCCGCCGAGTTATATTTGAGTCCGAATACAATCAAAACTCACGTTCGTGGCATTATGAATAAATTAGCTGTCGATGACCGAGTACAAGCCGCAGTAGTAGCATTGCGATCGGGCTTAGTTTAACTGTTCACTGTTCACTGATAACTGAACCCAGTCCCCAATCCCCAGTCCCCAGTCCCCAGTCCCCAATCCCCAGTCCCCAGTCCCCAATCCCCAATCCCCAATTTAGCGATCGCTATTTCTTGCAATTAACCAAATTTTGGCAATTAATTCGTCAGCATTGCGATTTACCTCTTCTGCTACAGTAGTCGAAGAACTTTGAGGAGGCTGTTTCACTTGTCTCGATTGCATCGGCGCTGCAAAATAAACTGTGGCTGTTAAAATCGCCGCCGTGATTAAAGCTTCTAATTTTTGCATTGGCACAACCTCCCCACTAAAGTCACCAGGAGTTTATTAAACTGCACTCTCGATCTGTTGTATCTAGCTTCACTTTTTTGCTTCACTTTTCTGAATAGCTAGTGTATTCCTATCTCTAGGTCGTCCACTAGGTGAAAAGCCTCAGCTAGTCTTCGTGACGTGAGTAGAATTGCCTGGTTCCCGTAACTGCTTTATCCAAATTTGGTCATGCCTCTTTATATGCGCTTAACTAGAAATGGCACGATCGCTGAGTGGTCAGATTTTAAATTGTCACGAAAGGATTGAGGATGGGGGTTTTCACCTTAGCAGTTATCAATCGGGATGGGCAAATCCAAGACAACGAAAGGAGGAATATAAGGGATAAACTGTTAACTGGTAACTGATTTTAGCGATCGCCCGCAGGCAAATAACTACTCAACAAGCAAATTAAGCAACTTGCTCATTACAATGCAGTTAACTTCACTGTGGACTTCGCTCAGAAAGCAAATTCAAAGACTTAAAACTGCTTCAGTTTCGGAAGATTACGAAAAGTGGCGGCGTAATTTTCTCCTCCAACGTCTCAATCTAACTTACTGGATTGCCGCGATCGCCTCACCGACTTTTTTAGCATTAGACTTGTTTTCAGCACAGGTATTTAATGCCGGAGGCGACCCCAACCGATTAGTTAGTCCAGAAGAAATTCAGTTATGGGTATTTGAATATGCAGCAACCGAGTTATGTTTATTTCTCGGTATCCTCCTCTTAAGAATACCTTGGGCGCGACTTTATCCGATCTGGTTATTTTTAGGTTTTTCTTGGTCGCTGACATTACTACCCCAAATCTTAGCTACTTTCCGAGGCGAAGCAGAATTAAATAACCTAGCTTGGATGCTCGTTTTTCTCACCCAAGCAGCGTTAATCCCTGTTTGCTGGCGACTTCACCTCATTTCCCAAATTGTTAGCGTTGGTTATTACTTTTCGATCTCGTTATTTGTACTAGGTTTTGACGACCCCGATCTTTTCGAGTATGTCGATTTAGTTCACGTCTCAGTTATTTTAATTCTTTTCTGGCTTTGCTTAATCTGCGACTTAGGAGTTTATCTCTACGAAAACTTACAGCAAAGTGAGTTTGAATCGCGCAAACAATTACAAGTCTTTCTCCATGCAGTTTCTCACGACTTACGCAACCCAGTCTTGGGAACAGTAATGATCCTCAATAACTTGCTCAAACACCAGGAAGAAAAAATCCAGCTCGATCGCCAGCTTATTCAGCGAATTTTAGCAGGAAATCATCGGCAACTAGACTTAATCAACTCCTTAATCGATTCTCACTCCGCCGAAGTCCAGGGAGTATTATTGCACGCTCAACCACTTCAGCTCAATCTAGTCGTAGAATCCGCGATCGTCGATTTATTACCCATCCTCGAAGAAGAACAAACAAAATTAACTAATTTTATTTCTTCTCACTTACCTTTAGTCAAAGCCGATCCTCTTCAACTCGGACGAGTCTATCAAAATCTCATCGCTAACGCCATCAAATATAACCCTCCCGGCTTAACTATTACCTTAGACGCTCGACAAGAAAATCACTGGATTTACTGTACAGTAACCGATAACGGCGTAGGTATGAACCAAGCACAAAGCGAAAAAGTTTTCGAGCTTTATTTTCGCGGTTCTCAACGTCATCGTTCAATCGGATTAGGATTAGGTTTATATATGTGTCGGCAAATAATTATCGCTCATGGCGGTCAAATTGGCATTCGCACCAGCCCAGGAAAAGGCACTTGTTTTTGGTTTACTTTACCAGTAATTTAAAATACAAGGATCGGGATAAATACTTGCAAAGCAATCTAACCGCGATCGTTGCTTCCACCTTGTCCTAAGCCGTACAACCTTTCCCTACATCACATTTTCACCCTACTTGCATCTCATCTGTATCCTAAGATAGGTGTTTTTCATTTTTTTCCCGGTAAAATTCCATATTTAAGTCATCTAGTAAATAATTAGTTTTTTCAATTTTTGGTATTCGGCAGTATGTTTAAAAATTAATCTTCATAATTATTTTCACTTCAATCTATTGACAAAAAACCTAAAGTGTAGTTTTCTATAAACTGTACGCTCGCAAACAAAAAAATTCTAACTGGAAATCTATCTGAAAAAGATTATTTTATAATTTATGAAATAACAATTGACAATTGATTTAAATATCTCCCCAAAACAGCTAGGAATTAACTTTCAATAAAATCTAGAAAAATTCCCCCACTTAAAGTGTATAATTAAACAAAATAACAAACCTGAAAATGAAAATAGGCGCAAAATATTTAAGCAATAACAAATGTGAATTCACCGTCTGGGCTCCCTTAAAAAAAGAAGTCAACCTTCAAATTATCACCCCAGAAGAAAAAACGATCCCCATGCAGCAACTCGAACAGGGATATTGGCAAATAACAGTAGACCACGTACCACCAGGAACTAGATACTACTATCAACTAGACGAGATTGGATCTCGCCCCGATCCCGCATCTCACCACCAACCCGAAGGAGTTCACAAAGCATCAGAAGTCGTCGATCACAACAGCTACACCTGGAACGAAAAAAACTGGCAAAACCTTCCCCTCGAAGACATGATTATCTACGAATTGCACGTAGGTACATTCACCCCAGAAGGAACATTTGAAGCCATTATTGACAAATTAGACTACCTAAAAGAATTAGGAGTCAACGCGATCGAAATTATGCCCATAGCCCAATTTCCGGGATCGCGAAATTGGGGTTATGATGGAGCCTACACCTACGCCGTACAACACTCCTATGGGGGACCCGAAAAACTCAAAAAACTCATCGATGTTTGTCACCAACAAAACATCGCCGTAATCTTAGACGTAGTGTACAATCACTTCGGACCCGAAGGCAACTACACCAGCAACTTTGCACCCTACTTTACCGACAAATATCATACACCTTGGGGAAGTGCAATCAACCTCGACGACGCACATAGCGATGGCGTGCGTAATTACTTTATTGAAAATGCCCTTTACTGGTTTGAAAACTATCATTTTGACGGGCTAAGATTAGACGCCGTCCATGCAATTTATGACTTTGGAGCAAAACATTTTCTTGCAGAATTAACCGAAAAAGTTGCCGCCTTATCAAAAGAAAAAGGACGCAAATTTTATCTCATAGCCGAAAGCGACCTCAACGACGTACGCGTGATTAATTCCCCAGAAAAAGGCGGTCATGGAATCGACACTCAATGGAGCGACGACTTTCACCACATTTTACACACTACCTTAACCGGAGAAACAGGCGGCTATTACCAAGACTTTAGCGAATTTAACCAAACGATCAAAGTTTTTCGAGAAAGCTTTATTTATGACTGGAAATATTCCCCATGTCGTCAGCGTACCCACGGTAGTTATGCTGGAGATCTTCCCACACAAAAATTCGTAGTCTTCTCCCAAAATCACGACCAAGTAGGCAACCGAATGTTAGGGGAAAGACTAACAGCTTTAGTCTCCTTTGAAGCTTTAAAATTAGCCGCCGCAGCCGTCATTCTTTCTCCTTACATTCCCATGTTATTTATGGGTGAAGAATACGGCGAAGAAGCACCATTTCTCTACTTTATCAGTCACGGCGATCCTAACCTAGTTGAAGCCGTCCGCCAAGGTCGTA
This sequence is a window from Oscillatoria salina IIICB1. Protein-coding genes within it:
- a CDS encoding response regulator, producing the protein MRILIVEDDPLMQLGLEQALADYPQLEIIEQAEDGYLGVQAALKQKPDLVVMDIGLPRLDGIAATKQIKEQLPEVRVVMLTSHTIQTEVIAALSSGADAYCIKGASIDRLLAAIAAAVDGATYLDPQIARLVVDNLKPAIPNANIGNLSERETEVLKLIVEGKSNSEIAAELYLSPNTIKTHVRGIMNKLAVDDRVQAAVVALRSGLV
- the treZ gene encoding malto-oligosyltrehalose trehalohydrolase, which codes for MKIGAKYLSNNKCEFTVWAPLKKEVNLQIITPEEKTIPMQQLEQGYWQITVDHVPPGTRYYYQLDEIGSRPDPASHHQPEGVHKASEVVDHNSYTWNEKNWQNLPLEDMIIYELHVGTFTPEGTFEAIIDKLDYLKELGVNAIEIMPIAQFPGSRNWGYDGAYTYAVQHSYGGPEKLKKLIDVCHQQNIAVILDVVYNHFGPEGNYTSNFAPYFTDKYHTPWGSAINLDDAHSDGVRNYFIENALYWFENYHFDGLRLDAVHAIYDFGAKHFLAELTEKVAALSKEKGRKFYLIAESDLNDVRVINSPEKGGHGIDTQWSDDFHHILHTTLTGETGGYYQDFSEFNQTIKVFRESFIYDWKYSPCRQRTHGSYAGDLPTQKFVVFSQNHDQVGNRMLGERLTALVSFEALKLAAAAVILSPYIPMLFMGEEYGEEAPFLYFISHGDPNLVEAVRQGRKREFAEFHKAGEPPDAQSEETFNKSKLNWQLHKEGKHKVLFELYQQLIALRQKNPAFKQFDRKGIKISGLEAEKLLFIHRWYGDNQIYCLMNFSRQPVTWKADIPNGTWNKQLDSSETQWMGPETKLPDSLYGSKELTIQPLSFAVYTT
- a CDS encoding sensor histidine kinase — translated: MALRSVGFKQYLAIVTTVAIAYLFSAYFTLKLLGLGAEASPVWPPAGIALAALLIWGKRVLPAIFLGDLLLLQSLGASAAAIFASTIGSTVSASIGAILLRKSGFSPTLARIRDVMKLVVLAALLSPVVNASFDTLIQFLVGEIPSSNFWQNWWIFWLGDSTGILVVTPVLLVWWQQLANSQHSLRRSLNLGQLSRCHSEEIFESFVCFTLLIAVSWLVFVSQTSVALSQYPLEYLPFPLVVWAALRFKTPGAVFSSLIVSGLAIWGALLGRGPFIVKVTSMNQGILLLQTFTIVVTITALVLAATMTERQRVEAKLRATLERDRLLAEVSQRIRQSLDLEEIFQTTAAEIRQLLQADRVCIGYACDDENGKIVAESVAPFYPSIRGVTADDRLSQEAQAMYGNGQVRVINDTRIIATTPAVGKFYQKYQIKAVIAVPLMLENELYGLLVAHQCDRPRYWQPDEVDLLKQLATQVVIAIQQAQLYRQVRDLNSNLERQVAERTQQLHRQIKEVQKLSQLKDIFLQAVSHDLRTSIMGMVLILKNMQKQAGDKVTISRGILEKTILSCDRQLTLINALSEDLECDGRQMILYPQQLSLLDLVEETVTQMQPLFEQNSATWQNSLPQNLPPLLADYDKLKCVFTNLITNALKHNPPGVNITFQATEENQSIRCTISDNGVGMNKSQQQSLFKLYVRGLHNRHLTGIGLGSYLCRQIITAHGGKIGVDSTPNRGTTFWFTIPLAN
- a CDS encoding sensor histidine kinase, with translation MQLTSLWTSLRKQIQRLKTASVSEDYEKWRRNFLLQRLNLTYWIAAIASPTFLALDLFSAQVFNAGGDPNRLVSPEEIQLWVFEYAATELCLFLGILLLRIPWARLYPIWLFLGFSWSLTLLPQILATFRGEAELNNLAWMLVFLTQAALIPVCWRLHLISQIVSVGYYFSISLFVLGFDDPDLFEYVDLVHVSVILILFWLCLICDLGVYLYENLQQSEFESRKQLQVFLHAVSHDLRNPVLGTVMILNNLLKHQEEKIQLDRQLIQRILAGNHRQLDLINSLIDSHSAEVQGVLLHAQPLQLNLVVESAIVDLLPILEEEQTKLTNFISSHLPLVKADPLQLGRVYQNLIANAIKYNPPGLTITLDARQENHWIYCTVTDNGVGMNQAQSEKVFELYFRGSQRHRSIGLGLGLYMCRQIIIAHGGQIGIRTSPGKGTCFWFTLPVI